A stretch of Schistocerca americana isolate TAMUIC-IGC-003095 chromosome 3, iqSchAmer2.1, whole genome shotgun sequence DNA encodes these proteins:
- the LOC124605125 gene encoding putative neural-cadherin 2 has product MLVIDSGYPPLTGTATVKITIGDVNDNLMKPGKKTVLVYKHQDQTPETDIGRIHIEDPDDWDLPDKKFYWAKYQHHQRFKVDEDTGMVTMRSNTPEGKYTLMFRVSDRRHSQQNVSAIMIVTVKNLAHSSVRNSGSMQISGVSAEDFIREWQYM; this is encoded by the exons ATGCTGGTTATTGATTCTGGCTATCCTCCACTTACTGGTACAGCCACAGTCAAAATTACAATTGGAGATGTCAATGATAATTTGATGAAACCAGGAAAAAAGACTGTACTGGTTTACAAGCATCAG GATCAAACTCCAGAAACAGATATTGGAAGGATACACATAGAAGATCCTGACGATTGGGACCTACCTGATAAGAAATTCTACTGGGCAAAATATCAGCATCACCAAAGATTTAAAGTTGATGAAGATACAGGGATGGTGACCATGAGATCAAATACACCAGAGGGAAA ATACACTCTGATGTTCAGAGTGTCAGATCGAAGGCATTCACAGCAAAATGTCTCAGCGATTATGATTGTCACAGTAAAGAATTTGGCACATAGTTCTGTCAGAAACTCAGGATCAATGCAAATTTCTGGGGTATCTGCTGAAGACTTCATTAGAGAGTGGCAGTATATG TAG